In Mastigocladopsis repens PCC 10914, a single window of DNA contains:
- a CDS encoding HesB/IscA family protein: MTQATQSTQRGIQLSEAGLRQVKFLQDKQGKDLCLRVGVRQGGCSGMSYMMDFEDPSKITAQDEVFNYEGFKIVCDRKSLLYLYGLMLDYSDSMIGGGFQFTNPNASQTCGCGKSFGV; encoded by the coding sequence ATGACACAAGCAACTCAGTCTACACAACGGGGAATTCAGTTGAGCGAAGCAGGATTGCGGCAGGTGAAATTCTTGCAGGATAAGCAAGGCAAAGACCTATGCTTACGGGTTGGAGTGCGTCAAGGTGGCTGCTCCGGAATGTCTTACATGATGGATTTTGAAGACCCTAGCAAGATTACCGCTCAAGATGAAGTTTTCAATTATGAAGGCTTCAAAATTGTCTGCGATCGCAAGAGTCTATTATATCTTTACGGTTTAATGCTAGATTATAGCGACTCTATGATTGGCGGTGGTTTTCAATTCACTAACCCCAACGCCTCCCAAACCTGCGGTTGCGGTAAATCATTTGGAGTTTAA
- a CDS encoding tetratricopeptide repeat protein — MTNTVESLFDTGLERYKAGEAASSLIPVFKDLCDRAPKSSAAWTCLAWLYLLDDKASLAYKAAQKAVKLNPQDVQARVNIAVAMLETGQKGLRQHVDFAQQLMFVNPEWQEEIKNSMEDGFNRKPDWQSLAKVKNWLFPEE; from the coding sequence ATGACTAATACAGTTGAATCTCTGTTTGATACAGGTTTAGAACGTTATAAAGCCGGAGAAGCTGCTTCTTCGTTGATTCCTGTGTTTAAGGATCTGTGCGATCGCGCTCCCAAGAGTAGTGCTGCTTGGACTTGTTTGGCTTGGTTGTATCTACTAGATGACAAAGCTAGCTTGGCTTACAAGGCTGCACAAAAAGCAGTAAAGCTAAATCCACAAGACGTCCAAGCACGGGTGAATATTGCTGTTGCAATGCTGGAAACAGGTCAAAAAGGTTTGCGACAACACGTTGACTTTGCACAGCAGTTGATGTTTGTTAACCCAGAATGGCAAGAGGAAATTAAAAACAGTATGGAAGACGGTTTTAACAGAAAACCAGACTGGCAAAGTTTGGCAAAAGTCAAAAACTGGCTGTTTCCAGAAGAATAA
- the thyD gene encoding thylakoid membrane protein ThyD — translation MKVAIAGATGFVGSRLVERLHEEGWRVVVLTRNTTYAQKVFPPTAFSNVEIVAYTPTALGAWQSAISGCDGVVNLAGEPIGEGRWTPERKQEILNSRKLATQNIVDAIVNANPKPSVLVNASAIGYYGTSETATFDETSSPGHDFLAQVCQTWEAEATKVTEAGVRLVILRLGIVLGMGGALGKMITPFKLFAGGPLGSGQQWFSWIHLDDVVNLILQALTQPEMQGVYNATAPHPVRMSQLSQTMGKVMNRPSWLPVPAFALETLLGDGAMVVLEGQQVVPKRTLGSGFEFKYPNLEPALVKILKS, via the coding sequence ATGAAAGTAGCAATTGCAGGAGCAACAGGATTTGTAGGTAGTCGTTTGGTTGAACGACTACATGAAGAAGGTTGGAGGGTGGTGGTGTTAACTCGTAACACCACCTATGCTCAAAAGGTTTTTCCACCTACAGCTTTTTCCAATGTGGAAATTGTTGCTTATACACCAACAGCATTAGGAGCTTGGCAAAGTGCTATATCTGGTTGTGATGGTGTCGTTAATCTAGCAGGCGAACCCATTGGCGAAGGACGTTGGACTCCCGAACGCAAACAGGAGATTTTAAACAGTCGCAAGCTCGCTACGCAAAATATTGTGGATGCAATAGTCAACGCTAACCCCAAGCCTAGTGTGCTCGTCAACGCTTCGGCTATTGGCTACTACGGTACGAGTGAAACGGCTACCTTTGATGAAACAAGCTCACCCGGTCACGATTTTCTTGCCCAAGTTTGCCAAACTTGGGAAGCAGAAGCAACAAAAGTCACAGAAGCTGGCGTAAGACTCGTCATTTTGCGATTGGGTATTGTTCTGGGTATGGGTGGTGCCTTGGGCAAAATGATTACACCATTCAAACTCTTCGCCGGTGGTCCCTTGGGAAGCGGTCAGCAATGGTTCTCATGGATTCATTTAGATGATGTCGTTAACCTGATTCTGCAAGCTTTAACGCAACCGGAAATGCAAGGAGTATACAATGCTACTGCCCCACATCCTGTCCGAATGTCTCAATTGAGCCAAACTATGGGAAAAGTCATGAATCGTCCTTCCTGGCTACCCGTTCCGGCGTTTGCTCTCGAAACCCTTTTAGGGGATGGGGCAATGGTCGTTCTGGAAGGTCAACAAGTCGTCCCCAAGCGCACGTTAGGAAGTGGATTTGAGTTCAAGTATCCCAATTTGGAACCAGCACTGGTCAAGATTCTTAAATCTTAG
- a CDS encoding FHA domain-containing protein, which yields MVTETNESHLLIIEDDQGRKEFILDRPVYSIGRDRDCDIRLISQFVSRRHATLVRMPRAGKKHCYYYRIVDGDAKGKPSSNGLMINGRKMPAHDLKNEDEIVFGPQVRAIYYLLKDSLRSGGQTDSSEYDITLINPGMTEDMED from the coding sequence ATGGTAACAGAAACAAATGAAAGCCATTTACTGATAATAGAAGACGATCAAGGACGCAAAGAATTTATTCTTGATCGCCCCGTCTATTCCATAGGTAGAGACCGCGACTGCGATATCCGTTTAATCTCGCAGTTTGTCTCGCGCCGCCATGCCACACTAGTTAGGATGCCGCGCGCTGGTAAGAAGCATTGCTATTATTATCGAATAGTCGATGGTGATGCCAAAGGCAAACCTAGTTCCAACGGTCTGATGATTAATGGACGGAAGATGCCAGCCCATGACTTGAAAAATGAGGATGAAATTGTGTTTGGTCCTCAAGTACGTGCTATTTATTACCTGCTTAAAGATAGCCTGCGTTCAGGAGGACAAACCGATTCCAGTGAGTATGACATTACACTTATAAACCCTGGCATGACCGAGGACATGGAGGACTGA
- a CDS encoding heavy metal translocating P-type ATPase, with product MQIVSKTNLSPEPASTTEKITLDVGGMKCAGCVRAVERQLTQHPGVKSACVNLATEVAVVELEAGVVDSDALAKQLTGAGFPTQPRKLGGKVALETQSIQEPSQRQRQEMQSAKRQLVIAAVLLVLSVIGHLGNISGYVLPVLHNIWFHCGLATIALFIPGRSILVDGWLGLRHNAPNMNTLVGLGTLTAYIASLVALVFPQLGWECFFDEPVMMLGFILLGRTLEKQARGRAAAAFKELLALQPIVARLIAKPKTAGSTPSSSNGGVVEIPAELVRVGEWLQVLPGEKIPVDGEVVDGQTTVDESMLTGEAVPVTKQPGDLVTAGTLNQSGVIAIEATRTGSDTTLAQIVALVEAAQTRKAPVQKLADTVAGYFTYGVLSAALLTFVFWYFFGTHIWHQAIMSYAMQISHHSLMGTTHSPHLTAYTPLLVSLKLAIAVMVVACPCALGLATPTAILVGTAIGAERGLLIKGGDVLEKVHQLDTVVFDKTGTLTTGRPVVTDCLPFTAEEENPSPTSLALLQLAAAVESGTIHPLAIAIQQEAQRQELSIPEAVEFHTEPGLGVSAVVEGTLVLLGNCDWLHWHGISLSETAQKQAQELAEDGKTVVFVAVGGAVAGLIAIQDTLRPDAQAVVDQLRQMGLRVMLLSGDTQQAASATAKQLGLDSADVMAGVLPAKKAAAIQELQASGTKGSTQHSVVGMVGDGINDAPALSQADVGIAVQSGTDVAMETAEIVLMRDRLTDVVESIQLSRATFSKIRQNLFWAFAYNTLGIPLAAGILLPSLGFVLSPSGAAALMAFSSVSVVTNSLLLRRFADHS from the coding sequence ATGCAAATTGTCTCGAAAACTAACCTTTCCCCAGAACCAGCCTCGACCACAGAGAAAATCACTTTGGATGTCGGCGGTATGAAGTGCGCTGGCTGTGTGAGGGCAGTAGAACGTCAGCTCACTCAGCATCCAGGAGTCAAGAGCGCCTGTGTGAACCTGGCGACAGAGGTAGCAGTCGTAGAGTTGGAAGCTGGTGTGGTCGATTCGGATGCACTAGCAAAGCAACTGACAGGGGCTGGGTTCCCAACTCAACCCCGGAAACTTGGCGGGAAAGTAGCCCTTGAGACACAATCAATACAAGAGCCTAGCCAACGACAGCGTCAAGAAATGCAGTCTGCTAAACGGCAATTGGTCATTGCGGCAGTTCTGTTAGTATTGTCAGTCATTGGTCATTTGGGTAACATTAGTGGTTACGTGCTACCAGTTTTACACAACATCTGGTTCCACTGTGGATTGGCAACGATCGCGCTCTTCATTCCTGGTCGCTCAATTCTAGTGGATGGCTGGCTGGGTTTACGGCACAATGCACCGAACATGAACACCCTAGTGGGGCTGGGAACACTAACAGCTTACATCGCTAGCTTAGTAGCTCTAGTGTTTCCTCAACTTGGATGGGAGTGCTTCTTTGATGAGCCAGTCATGATGTTGGGCTTTATCCTGCTAGGACGGACACTGGAAAAACAAGCCAGGGGTCGCGCCGCAGCAGCATTTAAGGAATTGCTTGCCCTTCAGCCTATTGTGGCGCGATTGATTGCCAAGCCGAAGACTGCGGGATCAACTCCCTCGTCTTCTAATGGAGGAGTTGTAGAAATTCCAGCTGAATTGGTGCGCGTTGGTGAATGGTTGCAGGTTTTGCCAGGAGAGAAAATCCCGGTCGATGGTGAGGTTGTGGATGGGCAAACAACAGTAGATGAGTCCATGCTGACTGGAGAAGCGGTACCAGTGACAAAACAACCAGGAGATTTGGTAACAGCAGGGACACTCAATCAATCAGGTGTGATCGCAATTGAGGCGACTCGTACTGGAAGTGATACAACTCTGGCTCAAATTGTCGCCCTCGTAGAAGCCGCACAGACCCGTAAAGCGCCGGTACAAAAATTAGCAGATACGGTAGCTGGTTACTTCACCTACGGTGTTTTGTCAGCTGCTTTGTTAACATTTGTCTTTTGGTACTTTTTCGGCACCCACATTTGGCATCAGGCAATTATGTCGTATGCCATGCAAATCTCTCACCACTCCTTGATGGGCACAACTCACTCCCCACACTTGACAGCCTACACCCCACTCCTTGTGAGTTTAAAGCTAGCAATTGCTGTGATGGTAGTTGCTTGCCCATGTGCTTTAGGACTTGCCACGCCAACAGCAATTCTCGTGGGAACAGCCATTGGTGCAGAACGGGGTCTGTTAATCAAAGGCGGCGACGTGTTAGAAAAAGTACACCAGTTAGACACAGTAGTGTTTGATAAAACTGGTACTCTCACCACAGGGCGTCCTGTAGTTACAGATTGCCTACCTTTTACAGCAGAGGAAGAAAATCCTTCCCCTACCTCCCTTGCTCTTCTTCAACTAGCAGCAGCAGTAGAAAGCGGTACGATTCATCCTTTAGCAATAGCAATTCAGCAAGAAGCGCAACGGCAAGAGTTATCTATCCCAGAGGCTGTAGAGTTTCACACAGAACCAGGGCTTGGTGTCTCTGCTGTAGTAGAAGGTACTTTAGTGCTTTTAGGGAACTGTGACTGGTTGCATTGGCATGGAATTTCTCTGAGTGAAACTGCACAAAAACAGGCTCAGGAGCTAGCAGAAGATGGGAAAACAGTCGTTTTCGTAGCAGTTGGAGGCGCAGTAGCCGGACTGATTGCCATTCAAGATACCTTAAGACCAGATGCTCAAGCAGTAGTAGATCAGTTGCGTCAGATGGGTTTGCGGGTCATGCTGTTGAGTGGAGATACACAACAAGCAGCAAGTGCCACAGCAAAACAACTAGGACTAGATAGCGCTGATGTCATGGCTGGAGTTCTCCCTGCAAAGAAGGCTGCTGCGATACAAGAATTACAAGCATCGGGAACAAAGGGAAGCACTCAGCATTCTGTTGTTGGAATGGTAGGAGATGGTATTAATGATGCCCCTGCTTTATCTCAAGCAGATGTGGGCATTGCTGTACAATCTGGCACGGATGTTGCGATGGAAACAGCTGAAATTGTTTTGATGCGCGATCGCTTAACTGATGTTGTAGAATCCATTCAACTTAGTCGTGCAACCTTTAGCAAAATCCGTCAGAATTTATTTTGGGCTTTTGCTTATAACACTCTTGGCATTCCTCTTGCAGCTGGTATTTTATTGCCAAGTTTAGGTTTTGTCCTCAGTCCATCGGGTGCAGCTGCATTAATGGCTTTTAGCTCTGTAAGTGTCGTCACTAATTCCCTTTTATTACGACGTTTTGCTGATCACTCCTAA
- a CDS encoding TM2 domain-containing protein, giving the protein MANLNPSHATKQLLAGYCGIIFGGFGIHKFILGYAPEGFIMLVISLVGGYFTYGFTLLIMQLVGLIEGMIYLNKSHDEFVDNYFMKKQGWF; this is encoded by the coding sequence ATGGCTAATCTCAACCCCAGCCACGCCACTAAACAGCTTTTAGCGGGGTACTGTGGCATTATTTTTGGAGGTTTTGGTATCCATAAATTTATTCTTGGGTACGCACCAGAAGGATTTATCATGCTAGTTATTTCCCTTGTAGGTGGTTATTTCACTTACGGATTTACATTGTTGATTATGCAGCTTGTAGGTTTAATTGAAGGGATGATTTACTTGAACAAATCCCACGATGAATTTGTTGATAACTACTTCATGAAAAAGCAGGGTTGGTTTTAG
- a CDS encoding transposase — MTQGKLLEFLEDIGISMSAGHLSNLLIKNHPCFESEKSEIYEAGLASSPWQQFDQTGARVAGVNYTTNVVCNPLYTVYFTTPNKDRLTVLKGLQNGRELEFLLNQLTFSLLEAFQLPTKWKNSLKLLPQETVFSCTDFNTLLDTYLPKLGSVQRTRVLEAAAIAFYHQQRDWPVVQALVCDDAPQFKLLTDDLALCWVDEGRHYKKLSPLVAYHQQALDKFLDDFWDYYRELLTYRDFPSAEVARELKSKFWKLFDTKSGYEQLDERKRLTVAKASELLLVLEHPELPLHNNPAELAARTMVQRRNVSYATQTTEGTQAWDTFMSLVATTRKLEISFFEYMRDRISQIRAIPSLAQVIREKSSLIPLGWSWQLESLPTPNY, encoded by the coding sequence ATGACCCAAGGCAAACTGTTAGAGTTTTTAGAGGATATTGGCATCTCCATGTCAGCAGGGCATTTGTCCAACCTGTTGATCAAAAACCACCCTTGTTTTGAAAGCGAGAAAAGTGAAATCTATGAAGCTGGGCTAGCTAGCAGTCCCTGGCAGCAGTTTGACCAGACTGGTGCCCGTGTTGCTGGAGTCAACTATACCACCAATGTAGTGTGTAACCCTTTGTATACGGTCTACTTTACAACTCCCAACAAAGACAGATTAACTGTACTGAAGGGATTACAAAACGGACGAGAACTAGAGTTTCTTCTTAACCAACTCACCTTCTCACTCCTGGAGGCTTTCCAACTACCGACTAAATGGAAGAATTCTCTAAAACTCTTGCCTCAAGAAACTGTATTTAGCTGCACAGACTTTAATACACTACTTGATACATATCTACCCAAATTAGGCTCTGTCCAACGTACTCGTGTTTTAGAAGCAGCCGCAATCGCCTTTTATCATCAGCAAAGAGATTGGCCAGTGGTGCAAGCTCTCGTATGTGATGATGCTCCTCAGTTCAAGTTACTCACTGATGATTTGGCTTTATGCTGGGTAGATGAGGGACGACATTATAAGAAGTTAAGTCCACTGGTTGCTTATCATCAACAAGCCCTTGATAAATTCTTGGATGATTTCTGGGATTATTACCGAGAATTACTCACTTACAGAGATTTTCCCAGTGCAGAAGTCGCACGAGAACTAAAGTCTAAATTCTGGAAACTTTTTGATACAAAAAGTGGTTACGAACAGTTGGATGAACGAAAACGATTAACTGTTGCCAAAGCTTCAGAACTGCTTCTAGTTTTAGAGCATCCGGAATTACCCCTGCATAATAATCCTGCTGAATTAGCTGCTAGGACTATGGTGCAGCGACGTAATGTTAGCTATGCAACTCAGACAACTGAGGGAACTCAAGCTTGGGATACTTTTATGTCTCTTGTGGCTACTACTCGCAAGTTAGAAATCAGCTTTTTTGAGTATATGCGTGACCGTATTTCTCAAATTCGAGCAATCCCCTCTCTTGCCCAAGTTATTCGCGAGAAATCTTCTCTCATTCCATTGGGCTGGTCGTGGCAGCTTGAATCACTGCCTACCCCAAATTATTGA
- a CDS encoding CPBP family intramembrane glutamic endopeptidase, translated as MTLKRLGLIILTLVAILFAGSSLLSSWQEPQFQSRLELYQTNIVLQAASWEPRDQNNANFKSLQDTLLGVQPLESTTEQYQQARKSAQANLEKAKKQLAQLQSEPPTTPTTPKPQPELPPATNTSRQLQQQQLQQSVNQLQKLIAELDLRLGILQAQQGKIETAQKTWSQLQQRSDINAEFGKVAAVLAGLRSDPPRILPSSEQLIQNNLEGWFRYIPLSQLYQLQQRQDALFNLEAVQQEAAEQALLKLAIIGTVPALTAFLGVGVLIFLVGQRLVKGKKALLAQNSDVRWSTPWDGDTILQVFVVGFFLMGQILVPLAISLLPIPRPAPNVRIQASYVLITYLLLAFGALSVLYLSIKRFFPLPEDWFRFRLQGAWFLWGLGGYCVALPIVVVVSLVNQQLWQGQGGSNPLLQLALESQDTVALGIFFFTAGIAAPIFEEILFRGFLLPSLTRYLPVWGSILASSFLFAAAHLSLSEIIPLFTLGIVLGIVYTRSRNLLAPMLLHSLWNSGTLLSLFVLGSNSQ; from the coding sequence ATGACACTTAAGCGCTTGGGTTTAATAATACTGACGCTGGTTGCAATATTGTTTGCTGGCTCGTCTTTGTTAAGTAGTTGGCAGGAACCTCAGTTCCAGAGTCGCTTGGAACTTTACCAAACAAATATAGTGCTGCAAGCTGCTTCTTGGGAACCGCGAGATCAAAACAACGCGAACTTCAAGTCATTACAGGACACACTACTCGGCGTTCAACCTCTTGAAAGCACTACAGAGCAGTATCAACAGGCGCGCAAATCTGCTCAGGCTAATTTGGAAAAAGCTAAAAAGCAACTGGCACAACTTCAATCTGAACCCCCTACGACTCCTACAACCCCTAAACCCCAACCAGAACTACCTCCTGCTACCAACACCTCTCGTCAACTACAACAGCAACAGTTGCAGCAGTCTGTCAACCAACTACAAAAATTGATTGCTGAATTAGACTTGCGGTTGGGAATTTTACAAGCGCAGCAAGGAAAGATAGAGACGGCTCAGAAAACTTGGAGTCAATTGCAGCAACGTTCAGATATTAATGCTGAATTTGGCAAAGTTGCTGCTGTGTTGGCGGGGCTTAGGAGTGATCCCCCGCGTATTTTGCCTTCTTCCGAGCAATTAATTCAAAATAATTTAGAAGGTTGGTTTCGCTATATTCCTCTGAGTCAGCTATACCAACTTCAGCAACGTCAAGATGCTTTATTCAACCTCGAAGCAGTTCAACAAGAAGCTGCTGAACAAGCATTATTGAAGTTAGCAATTATTGGTACTGTTCCAGCACTAACAGCTTTTTTGGGTGTAGGAGTGCTAATTTTTTTGGTTGGTCAGCGCCTTGTCAAAGGGAAAAAAGCCCTCTTGGCTCAAAATTCAGATGTGCGTTGGTCAACGCCTTGGGATGGCGACACAATTTTACAAGTTTTTGTCGTGGGCTTTTTCTTGATGGGACAAATCCTTGTTCCCCTGGCAATATCCCTGCTGCCCATCCCGCGTCCGGCTCCTAATGTCAGAATTCAGGCATCATATGTCTTAATTACTTACTTGTTGCTGGCATTTGGTGCGCTATCAGTACTTTATTTATCTATAAAACGCTTTTTCCCTTTACCAGAGGACTGGTTTCGCTTTCGGTTACAAGGTGCCTGGTTTTTATGGGGGTTGGGTGGCTACTGCGTGGCTTTGCCCATAGTGGTGGTTGTGTCTTTGGTTAATCAACAACTATGGCAAGGACAAGGTGGAAGTAATCCCTTGTTACAACTGGCATTAGAAAGTCAAGATACCGTGGCACTTGGCATATTTTTCTTTACCGCAGGAATCGCCGCCCCCATTTTTGAAGAAATTTTGTTTCGCGGCTTTCTGTTGCCTTCCCTCACTCGTTATCTACCTGTGTGGGGATCAATTCTCGCCAGTAGTTTTCTGTTTGCAGCTGCTCACCTCAGCTTGTCGGAAATTATACCACTGTTTACCTTGGGTATTGTGTTGGGGATCGTTTACACGCGATCGCGCAATCTCCTTGCTCCCATGCTCCTCCATAGCCTTTGGAATAGCGGCACCTTGCTCAGCTTGTTTGTCTTAGGCAGTAACAGTCAATAA
- a CDS encoding Uma2 family endonuclease, with translation MIATSSPAEQRTVLQNVSWETFEALLKEIGEDRGSRFAYDGSTLEIMTPLLEHENYKSNFGNFIVALAEELEFEIKSAGSTTLKRQIAKRGIEPDNCYYIKNEPVVRGKLKLDLEVDPPPDLAIEIDITSSSVNKLGIYSALGVAELWRYNGQELKFYQLVEGQYVEHGFSLAFPIVSVNEMSRFIEQSKTVGEIALLKSFRAWVRGKIL, from the coding sequence ATGATTGCTACTTCAAGTCCTGCTGAACAAAGAACAGTACTGCAAAACGTAAGCTGGGAAACCTTTGAAGCCTTGCTCAAAGAAATAGGTGAGGACAGAGGCTCTCGCTTTGCATATGACGGTAGTACTTTAGAAATTATGACTCCACTTTTGGAACATGAAAACTACAAAAGCAATTTTGGTAATTTTATCGTTGCTTTAGCTGAAGAACTAGAATTTGAAATTAAAAGTGCGGGTTCTACAACTTTGAAACGACAAATAGCAAAACGAGGAATAGAACCAGACAACTGTTACTATATCAAAAACGAACCTGTTGTTAGAGGTAAGCTAAAATTAGATTTAGAAGTAGATCCACCGCCTGACCTAGCAATTGAAATTGATATTACCAGCAGTTCAGTTAACAAATTGGGGATTTACTCTGCGCTAGGTGTAGCTGAACTTTGGAGATATAACGGGCAAGAATTGAAATTTTATCAATTGGTAGAAGGGCAATATGTTGAGCACGGCTTTAGTCTTGCCTTTCCTATAGTATCGGTAAATGAAATGAGCAGATTTATTGAGCAGAGTAAAACCGTGGGGGAAATTGCTTTGCTGAAATCATTTCGTGCTTGGGTGAGAGGGAAAATACTATAG
- a CDS encoding SufS family cysteine desulfurase, which yields MTFTQERTLADQVRADFPILHQQVNGKPLIYFDNAATSQKPLLVLNTLRDYYEQYNSNVHRGVHTLSAKATEAYEAARDKVAAFVNAASRQEIVFSRNASEAINLVAYSWGMSNLQRGDEIILSVMEHHSNLVPWQFVAQKTGAVLKFVELAAEETFDLEQFKKLISDKTKLVSVVHVSNTLGCINPVKEICKIAHQYGAKVLIDACQSVPHMPINVQQIDCDWLVASGHKMCATTGIGFLYGKLELLREMPPFLGGGEMIADVFLDHSTYADLPHKFEAGTPSIGETIALGAAVDYLSGIGMDKIYAYESELTGYLFEQLGHIPQLRIYGPKPKVAGLGRAALAAFTAGEIHANDISTLLDQEGIAIRSGHHCTQPLHRYLVIPATARASLSFYNTREEIDIFVKALKETLDFFGGFLS from the coding sequence ATGACTTTTACCCAAGAAAGAACCCTTGCTGATCAAGTCCGTGCTGACTTCCCGATATTACACCAACAAGTCAACGGCAAACCCTTAATTTACTTCGATAACGCTGCCACGTCGCAAAAACCTTTGCTCGTACTCAATACTCTGCGAGACTACTACGAGCAGTACAATTCTAACGTGCATCGTGGCGTGCATACTCTTAGCGCTAAAGCGACAGAAGCTTATGAAGCCGCCAGAGACAAAGTTGCTGCGTTTGTAAATGCTGCATCGCGCCAGGAAATTGTCTTCAGCCGCAATGCGAGTGAAGCGATAAACTTGGTTGCTTACAGCTGGGGAATGAGCAATTTGCAACGGGGAGATGAAATTATTCTCTCAGTCATGGAACACCACAGCAATTTGGTTCCCTGGCAGTTTGTCGCGCAAAAGACAGGTGCAGTACTGAAATTTGTGGAACTGGCTGCGGAAGAAACTTTTGATTTGGAACAGTTCAAAAAGCTGATTTCCGATAAAACAAAATTGGTGTCAGTGGTGCATGTTTCTAACACTTTGGGTTGTATTAACCCTGTGAAGGAGATTTGCAAAATTGCTCACCAATATGGCGCAAAAGTATTAATTGATGCTTGCCAAAGTGTCCCTCATATGCCTATCAACGTACAGCAAATTGACTGTGACTGGTTAGTAGCTTCTGGTCACAAAATGTGTGCTACAACAGGCATTGGCTTTTTGTATGGCAAGTTAGAACTACTGCGAGAAATGCCCCCCTTCTTAGGCGGTGGTGAGATGATTGCGGATGTCTTTTTAGACCATTCTACCTACGCTGATTTACCGCATAAATTTGAAGCAGGTACGCCTTCAATTGGGGAAACAATTGCTCTTGGTGCAGCAGTTGACTACCTTAGTGGCATTGGTATGGATAAAATTTATGCTTATGAATCAGAGTTGACTGGCTATCTATTCGAGCAGCTAGGACACATTCCTCAACTTCGGATCTATGGTCCTAAACCTAAAGTAGCAGGTTTAGGTAGAGCAGCTCTTGCTGCATTCACCGCCGGAGAAATTCACGCCAACGACATATCTACATTATTAGACCAAGAAGGCATTGCTATCCGTTCTGGGCACCACTGCACGCAACCATTACACCGTTACTTAGTCATTCCGGCGACTGCACGGGCAAGTCTATCTTTCTACAATACGCGTGAAGAGATTGATATTTTCGTCAAAGCCTTGAAGGAAACGTTAGATTTCTTTGGCGGTTTCTTGAGTTAA